The segment GGGAACAGATCGAGCTGTCGAATCTTGTCGCCCTTCGGTAGTCCCGGCACGAGACGTCCACCAACTTCCGCGTTGGCGCGGCGGACATGGATCAGCCTCTTGTCCAGGTCCACATCACGCACCTGGAGAGCGGACAGCTCCCCCACCCGCAACCCGGAGTAAGACGCGAAGCGGATCAACAGACCATCGACGGACGCCGGCGCATTGGGCACGATCGGGAGCCCTTCGCCGTCGCGCTCTAACATCTTCTCGGCGTTACGGTCACGGGCCGCTCGCGTGAGGTTCGCTCGAAGCGAGTGCAGATAGTCCGCCGACCGAGCGAGACGGTCGACTTCGGCGTGAGTCAGGTACACATCACCAGTCGCGACGATCTTCGGCAGCGAGACCTTCGCAGCGGGATTCGCACGAATCAACCCGTCGTCTACCGCGAAGTCGAGCACCCCAGAGAACACGATCCACGCTTTGTGTACCGATGCCGCCGAGAGCGCCGGCGCACCGTCGCTCTTCTTCTTCCCCACCAACACGGCAACCCAAGCGGCGACGTCGCCGTGGGTGATGGAACCTACCTCTCGGTTCCTCCAGTCGGGCAGAACGTGGTTGTTCAGCATCGACGTGTAGTTCGCCTGGGTGTTCTCGGACTTGCTCACGAGAGAGTTTTTCCAGGCCGTAGCGACGTCGCCGACCGTGGTCTCCGACCGTCGCCGATCGATGTGCGAGCCGGTCGATAGCTCGGTGACGAGCGTCGTTGCACGAGCCTCGGCGTCCGTCCTCTTCTCGAAGCTCTCGTACTTCTGCGCTCCTGCCAGGTCCACGTAACGGACCTGGTACCGGAGGCCCTTCGGGACCTCGACTTCGCCTACGCTCTTCCATCCGCTCGGCCGCTTGATCCGCCGGCGATAGTCCGAGTAGTGGGTATCGAAGACTTTGACGTTGCCTGGTTTGCGGCGTGCTTTACGTGGGGTAGCGGAGTCGGTCACGGTAAGCGAGAGTACTCCCGGTGACCTCTTAACAACGTGTGTGTTCGCTGTCGGTCGCATTCCGTTACCGAACCGTTATGTAGGGCCTTGGCCTCCAGGTGAAGCTCGAAACTGTCAGTTTTAGCGGTCGAATTTTTCACTGTCGCCCGACCTGGGTGTTGTCAGCTGTGCCGATCAAAATGGACACGAGACTTGCTTGCGCACTTGGTGTTTCGGTGCCAGTCTTCAGCCATCGAGCCGCTTACCGACAGCGACTCTTTCATCCCCAGGAGAACCACATGACCACCTCGACACTTGCCCCCGCCCGCCAGATTCTCTCTGTGGAGCTGGTGGCAGAACGCACCGGACTAGCTCCCCAGACGATCCGAAACTGGGTCCAGCTCGGCAAGGGACCGCGATCGTTCAAGCTTGGTGCTCGGCGAGTGTTCGATGCCGCCGACGTCGATCAGTGGCTCATCGAGCAGAAGTTGAAAAGCGCGTAACCGGGACCGTCTCGCCATCCCAAGGCCGGCCAGCTCAAACCCACGCCGACTCGAAAGATGGTCCCCAGCAATGCCGCACACACAAGAAAGCCCCGGCGTTTCCGCCGGGGCCTCCCACCAAGTGACCCGCCTACCGCTAAGCGAACCGAACTCGTCTCCCGCGTTGCCGATTCTAGCGCGAGCGGCCGACATTCTCGAGTCTCCCGTCTTCTGGTCGGGGCTGGTCGTGCTCTGCAACGTCGCGGCGTTGGCCTCGATCTTGGCGGGTGGACGATGAACACGTTCAGCGAACGCGCCGACAAGCGAGCTGGATCGCTGGAGCGCCGCGCGGAACAGTGGGAATCCGGGGACGAACTGAGCGCCACCAGAGCCGCACAGGCGACGGCCGAGCGCATTCACAATCGTTCGATGCTGGACGCGTTCCTGACGGATCGCGTAGCGGTATTCGCGCCCGACAACGGCATGGCCGAGTTCCTCTCGATACTTCCCGACGCCGAGGACGTGGTGAACAGCGCCCTCAATTCGGGTCGAATGTGGACCGACGAGGACGGGGAAGGTGACCGCGACGTCCTGTTCTTTCGCGTGGACGATGACACCCGCTTACTGCTCGCCCCCGAGCACTTGGCCGAGCACCCCGGAGTGAGAGTGTTCGCGTCCGACCCTGGCCTACGGCTGGACCACCAGTTCGACCAATTCGCGGCGGCGGGTTTGGATCTGGACGACTTCACCCCGCTTGTCGAAGTCGAAACCGCTGAGACCGAAGCCGCCGAGCGGTTCTATGCCGCACCGCAAGCCTTCTCCAGCGTCGACATGTCGGTTCTCATGTGGAATTGGTCCCGTCTGAGCGCCAACGACATTCGCGCCGAGGCAGCCCGCCTGGACGCGTGCGAGACCGACGCCGAGGCATTCGCAGAACTGACCCGTCAGTTCCACGGCGCGAAGGCGCACGAGTTGGCCTGCGAACGCGACAACCCACCGGACGACAACCCCGAGGACACGATGACCGAGGACGAATACGACGGCCCTTGTGCCCTAGACCTGGCGCGACTCCGCAGTGAGCCGAGACCGCCGAAGGTCTGGTTGGAGACCGGCGTGGTGGCCGAAAAGTCCGTGACCAAATTCGTAGCGGGGTCCGGCGACGGTAAAACGATCCTGATCGCAGACATGGCAATCCATCATTCGCTGGGATTGTCCGCGCTCGATCGCGGCGACGACGGTCGACCGAGGCAGCTCGACGGCGGGCCGAAACGTGTGCTCTACATCGACGGAGAGGTAGGCGAGGACTGGTGGCTGGATTACCTGGAGCGGTTCGCGGCTCCCGCTGAGCTGCCCAACCTGTTCGTGGTGTCGATGGAGGACATTCCTGCACTCACCACCGACGCCGGAGTGGTCGCCATGACGAAACTGATCGAACGCTACCGGCCTGACGTCGTGGTGATCGACACGCTCTCCAGCTACATCGAGGGTGCGGAGAACGACTCAGACACGTGGATCGCATTCGACAACCGGATCACCCTGCCGCTCAAGGCAAAGGGTGTGACAGTGATCTACGCCGATCACACCGGCAAGAATCCCGAGTTGGGTGCTCGCGGTTCATCGGCCAAGCGCGCGAAGCTCGATGCGGAGTGGCTACTGAGTAAGCCGAGAGCCGACAGGAAGAACGAACTGCGTCTTTCGCGACTGAAGGATCGCACCGGGTCACTGCCCGAGAAGGTCGCACTCAAGCGCGTGGACGGCCCTCTCGCGCACGTAAGGATCACCGAGGGCAAGCTCACGCTGAAGGTCGTCGCCGGACGAGAGGTGCCCGAGGACGACAAGGTCGCCGCCATAGTCGAGCAACTCGATCAGTGGGACGTATCTGTCAAGACGGGGAGGCCGTCGATTGCGGCGCGACTGCGAGACGCCGGCTTCACCGCACCCGACGCGGCTATTCGACTTGCGATCGATCACCGCAGATCGAGGCCGCAGAAATGACAGATATGACGTCGAAAAACTGTGCGAAAACCTGTGCGCGGCCACCCCCTCTACGCACAGCGCCACGCACAGTTCGCACAGTCACGCACAGTTAGCCCAAACACGAACGAAACGCCAGTTCAGACGGCCTGAAACTGTGCGCCGCACAGTTACGCACAGCTCTTCAAAGGTGCCCGTACGCACAGTTGCCCATACCGAAGGTTGGGCACTGTGCGCACACCCCGGAACGAACACAACCAACAGGAGCAAGAAATGCCACACATCACGAACACGACCTTCAATCCGAACACACCGCCGAGCTTCGCCGAAGACATCGCCGAGGAACTCTCCGAAGACGAGAGCCCCGATCTACTCTCGGCGAGTGCCGTGGAGGCCGGAAACCGGCTCGCGATGGCAGCCGCCGGAGAGCGAGACATGCGAGCTGTAGTGGGCACCACCCAAGTCGGTGCCGCACAGCGGGACTTGCGTCTGAGTGAGAGCCGCGCTGAAGCTGCTCGACATCGCGCAGACCTGGACGCCGCCAGAGGTGGTCCCACCATCACCACGGCGCTCAAGGGCGACGTCGGCGCAGCCGTGAGCGATTGCCTAGGGCTCGAAGACCTCGCACGGCAGGCGTCGGCTATCGAACACCGCATCAGCGCCGAGGTCGGCGAACTGGAGGCGGCAAAGACGCAAGCGGCCGAGGACGCCCTACTGGACGAGCTGTTGTCGGACGGATGGGATGCCAGCGGAGCCAAGCGGGCCGTCCCAGCGATACTCGCGCCGTTCATGCGCGCCGTAGAAGTAGATCGACCCAAGGGCGGGCCAGGCGGCTTTGCGGTGGACGTCCGTGCTCGCCTGGCACGGCAGCACGCGTACCGGAACACCAATCGAGTGCTCGAAAACCTCGGCGGGATCGAAAAGCTGCTCAGTTCTCGCACACAACGTCTTCTCGATCAAGCCGGCACGGCAGCGGACACCCTGAAGGCAGCGGGCCTGTCTGTCGACGCCACGGCCGAAGACATCGTGGAGCACGACGACCCGGCCGTATCGGCAGCGTGGAGGGCTTGGCGGGAAGCCGTGAGCCGGTGGACCGAGGTGCAGTCCACGCGGAGGTGGCTCGCAGTCGCCCTTTCGTCCGGGTTCGACCCGAAGCGGCCTCTGGAGTTGCTGAACGACACAGACGCCGAGCAGCTCTCGTGGCGGCATCAGTTCGTCGGCGCAGATTTGTGGGTCGCGTGTGAGGGGTCGCATATGGCCCTTGTCTGGTGGCTTGCACACGGACGACCTGCACCGGCAGGGGTAGCGGCACTGCTCGACGGAGGGGTCTCATGACCACCAACGGGTTTGGAAAATACCTCGGAGACGATCACCGGATCGCGGCGATACTGCGCGCCAAGAAATCGGCAGCTGAACGCGACGAACGCAAGCGCGCGCACGAGAACGAGATGGCCCTGAAGAGGAGCAAGCGGCAGGCCGAGCGAGAGGCAGCCGCCGAGACCGCCAACGCTCAGACGCAACTCGACGCCGGTCGGCAGTCCGGTGGAGGGTCACCGATCAAGACGGCTCAGGCGCGAGCTAACGCCGGACGTGGGTTCGGCCGGTACCTCGACCAGTAGGCGCACAGCGTGGCGTACAGCCCCGGCATTCCATCGCGGAGTGTCGGGGCATCGTCGTCTCGACCCCAGGGGGTCCACCTCCCCCCACCCCCTCAAACGGAAGGCAGCCCCGTACTGCCGATCCTCACGCGAGCGGTGCTAACCGTATCGGCCCCAAGCGCCTGACCTGGCGTTTTACCCCCTCTCGGGCCCCTCCAGCCCGACCATAGAGCGACGTTCAAACCACTAGCGGGGCGAAATGCCCTGGCGCTTAATACTTTTCACCTCGCCGCCAGCGGGTGCCACTAGCGGGGAGGAACTTTTGACAGCGTCGATAGCCTGACTGCATACCTCAACCGGGTACCCCTACTACTCGAATGCGAGTGCACACCATGCCGATTCAGCAACCGACAGCCACCACCAAGGCGGAGCACATCGCGGCAGCGGAGGCGGCGCTGGCGAAGGCGTACCGCCTCGCGGATGGCGACGAGAAGGTGTCCCCCGATTTCTGGGGCATCCTGGCCTCGATCCACCTGGGGATTGCGGGGCTGAAGTGAGCGCCGCCGAGCGGGTAGAGCTGCTCGCCATCTTCACCGACAAGGCGACAGAACTCGGTATGCAGCTCGACGCCGACGACCTGGAGGTAGTGCGCCGAGCGCAACAGGCAGCCGATGCGGCCGACCGCTGCGCGCGTGACCTCGCAACGCCGGGACTCTCCACCACAGGTGCCCGTTCGTTGATGGCCGAGCAACGCGCGCAGAGCCTCGCACAAACCAAGTTGATGGCCGACGTTGACCGTCGTCTCGACGTCGCAGCCGCGCAAGGTGGTGCGAGAGGCATCCGAGGCACGTACACCGGCGACGGCAGTCAGAACCAGGCCCGCGACTCTGAGCGGGCCAACCGTCGCGGGGAGACTCGGCAGAGCCGCACGGCCGCTCGGAGGGCATGAGATGGCCCGCCCGATCGCCGTACCGGTGAAGCCGGACACCAGCAGGGCCGGCGACGAGCTACCGGCCGACCTTCGGCCCGACGCCTGGCGCGAGTGGCTGTCCGAGGTCCACGTCGAGCCGACGACGGAGTTCGAGAAGGACATCGCCTACCCGGACGGCTGGACTGCGAACCCGTTCGGCTCGACGGCCGAGAAGCGGGCCTACGCCCTCCCGACGCCGGTCGAAGGGTGGCGCGACGAAGTGGCCGCACAGCTGCAATGGCGTGCCCGCGACGACTGGAGGGCCGCGCAGTGACCACCGCCGACGTGTCTCTGATCGTGCCGGCGACGTGTCCACGCGGACACCGGCTGGAGCCTCGCACGGTCACGCTCGACGTTCGGGTCGTCCAGCACACGAAAACGTCTCGACGTCTCGACGCGACGTCTTGGACGTGCGTGCCCTGCCTGCGCGCCGAGTGCTACACGGCGCAAACGGGTGAACCTGCGCCGGAAGAAATTCTGAGCCCCGAGAACTTCTGCCGGCAGCATGGCTGGGCATCTTCGAGCGGGTGGCACAAACGGGTCCGCTTCGGCAGTGGACGACAGTTCACCGACCGCGACGACACCCCCGACAAGAAACGGAACAAGAGCATGCCTCACCGCGACCCGACCGCCGTTGCGGCACTCAGCGCAACCGTGGGAGCTACACAGAACCGACCCGAGCCCACGTGGCGCGACTTTATCGACCTCACCGAATTGCCGACCGAGAGCGACCGTCACGACGTCGAAGAACTCGGACTCGACGCCTGGCGCGAAGCGCGCGCTTACGGACGGTACCGGCGACACCGCCACGGACGCGCGGCATGAGCGGATACCTCCAGCGCCGGCGGCAGCGTCCGCCGATCATCGCCGTAACGGGTCTCGACTCAACACACACTCAACACACACAAGCCCCGGAATCCCACGGTTTGGCCCGGTACGTCGAAGTTGACTCCAAACGGCATAATGGCAGCTAGCAAGGCTGTTTGGGATAGTCAGGTACGTGCCGGTAAACGCCGAAACGCCACGAACCGATAACTGACACGGAAGAGGTCACTGGTTCAATCCCAGTATCGCGCACCACAAGAAAGACTAGGTCAGGCCCCCTTTCGAGGGGGCCTGATTTGTTTGTACCGGAGTCGCCTTCGATCCGTGCTGCCCGACGTCATGACGAGACCTGTGTGCGGGTCCGTCCGGTAACCAGATAACCGAATGCCGTGGCCAATACGTACATGAGGAACGAGTAGACAGCGGCCGGTATCGCCACCTCGGTGCTTTGGAGCACGCTCAACGCGACTGTGAGGGCAACGGTGGTGTTATGGATTCCGATTTCCATCGAGATCGCGATGGACTGCGGCTCACCCATCTTCAGCAGTCGCGCAGCACCGTAGCCGATGGCAAGGCTTGCCAAGCAGAACAACCCCGTCACCAGTCCGACCTGTTCGAGGTAACCGACAACGTTTGATCGCTCGCCGACAAGGGCGCCGACCGCCACCAACACCAAGATGACGATCGAGAAGATCCGGACCGGTCGATCCGCGCGTTCGGCGAACGCCAGGGAGCGATTGCGCACCAGCATTCCGAGTGCTACCGGAATCAGCACGATAGCTATGACCTGCACTATTTTGCCGAACTGCAGGCCCAATTCACCGTCTGCATCGAAGTAAGCGATGGCGAAGTTGGTGATGACGGGAATGGTCACGGCCGCCAGAACCGAATTGACCGCGGTCAATGTGATGTTGAGTGCGACGTCCCCACGGAACAGGTGCGAGAACAGGTTCGCGGTGGTCCCGCCCGGAGATGCGGCCAGCAGCATCACTCCGACAGCCAGCAATGGCGGCAGGTCGAACAGCAGAATCAGTCCGAATGCGAGAACAGGAAGAACCAAGATTTGGAGAGCCAGGGCTATCACAACGGCCCGCGGCGTGCGCGCGGTGCGTCGGAAATCCTCGACGGTCAGCGACAGTCCGAGTCCGAACATGATGATCGCGAGTGCGATGGGCAGAAACGTCGAGATCAATACCGAGTCGTCCATGGATTCCTTCTGGTGCGGGAAACGTGAGATGAGTGTGCGGCATTCGTCCGTTTCTGGCGAGAGTTCGATGAAGAGAATGGACATGAGTTGTTCGCGTCACGCGGTCGATTCGACCTCTTCGACGGGTCATCGGCGCGCATCCCGAAATCAATTGTGGTGATTCACGCCATAGAAGTGCACAGTGGAGACGACGCACACACTTCGACGGAAGGACACTCACGTGTCGGACGATGCTCAGAGCGAACCCACAGTCGACGACGCCACCCTGGAAGAGGCGAAGAAGTCCGTCGAGGGCCTCGACGACCGGTATCGCCCCGGTGCCCGGCCCACCGTGGCCCTTCCGGGAACCAACGGCACCGTCGCCGGGACCGCCTTCGCGGACATGGTCGACGACAACGGTGAGATGGTGGACGCCGATGAACAGGGCTCCACCGACTCCGACGGGTCTGCTGACGACGCTGACACGGATCACGTCGACACCCAGGAAAAGGTAACGTCCTCGAACGATGCCTGAACTCGATGGACCCGACGCCCCCGCCGACATCGATCTCGGCGGGGGCGTCGCCTTTCTGCACACACCCTCGATACCGTCACGCGGCGGCCTCGTTCTGACGCACGGTGCGGGCGGAAACTGCGAGTCGCTGCTGCTGCAGCGCATCGCCGCAGTATGGACAGCAGCCGGGTTCACGGTGCTGCGGTTCGACCTTCCCTTTCGAGTACGCAAGCCCAAGGGACCGCCGCACCCGTCCCGGTCGGCCGAGGACCGGCTGGGCATCGCCGAGGCCGTCGAACGCCTTCGCGCCGAGACCGACGGATTCATCGCATTCGGTGGGCATTCCTACGGTGGCAGGCAAGGGTCGATGATCGCGGCCGAACAACCGGGTCTCGTCGACGGACTCGTCCTGACGTCCTATCCCCTGCACCCGCCGGGCAAGCCGGAGAAAGCTCGTACCCATCACCTTCCCGAACTACGGACACCAGCGGTGGTGGTGCACGGTACGAAGGACCCGTTCGGCACCACTGCCGAACTGAGCGCTGCGCTCGCGCTCGTCCCGGCCCCCACACTGCTCGTCGACATCGAGGGTGCAGGCCACGACCTCGCTCCGGCCAAGTACGACGCAGCGACGAAGACCCTTGCCGGTGCCGCCTCGTTGTTCGGTACTCCGACGTCCGATTCGTCGGTTGTCGTCCCGCTCTTCGACCCGTCGCGCTGAAGTGGTCTACTAAGGCATGCCGACCTGGGGATGGTTCATCGTGGCGTTGGTCCTCGTCGACGCCGCGGTGCTCGCGGCGTGGCTGTTGGCTCGCAAGAAGCCCGGCTCGTCCCCAGAGACCTCACGCAACATCAGGCTCGTCGGTCTCGACGAGAGCGCCCGCGCAGACATTCATCGACTGCTCGCTGCCAACAAGAAGGTCCAGGCCATCAAGGTCTTTCGTGAACGAACAGGTGCCGGGCTCCTCGACGCGAAGAACGCGATCGACTGCGTGCAGCGCGGCGAGCCCTTTCCGTCCTCGGCCACCATCGTCGATGCCGCGCAATCCGGTCCGACCCCCTGGGACGATCTGATCCCGCGGCTGCAGTCGCTCAAATCGGAGGGTAAGGCGATCTCGGCCATCAAACTGCTACGCGACCGAACCGGTCTGTCGTTGCGTGATGCCAAGAACGCGGTGGATCTGCTGTGACCGTGCGCGTGGCAGCACTCGCCGATGCACATCGCGTCGCCGAGGTGGCCGCGTCGACCTTTCAGCTCGCCTGCCCGCCGGGAACCCGGCCCGAGGACATCGAGCAGTTCATCTCGAACGTGTTGTCGGCCGAGCACTTCGAGAACTACATCGCCGACGTGACCAGAACGGTCCTCGTCGACGAGACCGCCGACGCAGACGTCGTGGGCTATGCGATGCTCGTATCCGGGACGCCTACGGACCCGGACATTCGCGCAGCCCTCTCGCACGAGCCGGCCATGGAGATCAGCAAACTCTACGTGCAACCGACCCAGCACGGCAGCGGAGCCGCGGGCCGATTGATGTCGTCGTCGTTGAATCACGCACGCGACTCCGGTTGTGCCGCAGCATGGTTGGGCGTCAATCAGCAGAACGTGCGGGCGCAGAAGTTCTACGCCAAACACGGATTCGAGATCGTGGGCACCAAGACGTTCGTCGTCGGAGTCCAGACGCACGACGACTACGTCATGCAGGTGACGCTGTGACGACCGCTCAGCCGACTGCAGCGAAACGAGACAACGCGAGCAGACGCGAGGTGGCGCGCAGGTACTTCTTGCGGTAGCCGCCTGCCAACATCTCCTCGGTGAAGATCTCGTCGAGCTTGCCGCCCGATGCCGTCACCGGGATACCGGCGTCGTAGAGACGGTCGGCGAGGACGACCAGTCGCAGCGCGATGGCCTGATCCGAAGCCGGGTGCACGTTCTTCAAGAACACGGCCGGAACGCCGTCGAGCAACTTGCCGTAGCGCGAGGGGTGCAGCGTGCTCAGATGCGCCAACAGCTCGTCGAAATCGTCCAGGGTTGCGCCCTCGACCGTCTCGGCGCGCTCGATCAGCTCCGACTCGGATGTGGGCTCGGGAGCCGGAGGCAGATCGCGGTGGCGGTAGTCGGGGCCGTCGACGCGGACCGACTCGAAGATCGAACCGAGCTTCTTGATCTCGCGCAGGAAGTCCTCGGCGGCGAAGCGGCCCTCACCGAGCTGCCCGGGCAGAGTGTTGGACGTCGCGACGATGGATACTCCGCGCTGTGAGAGCTCCGAGAGCAGCCGCGAGACCAGCATCGTGTCGCCTGGGTCGTCGAGCTCGAACTCGTCGATGCACAACACGCTGTGGTCCGAGAGTTCTTCGAGAGCCTTGTTGAAGCCGAGGGCACCGACGACGTGAGTGAGTTCGACGAACGTACCGAATGCCTTCGGCTCGGGAACGCTGTGGTAAATCGAAGCGAGCAGGTGAGTCTTGCCCACACCGAAGCCGCCGTCGAGGTACAGGCCGGCACCGATGGCCGGGGTCTTCTTGCCGAAGAGACCCCGCTTGCCCTTGCTGCGGATCTTCTGCGCCTTGTTCGCGAACTCCTCTGCCTTCTCGACCGCCGCAGCCTGTGTCGGCTCGTTGGGGTCTGGAATGTACGAGGAGAAACTGACGTCGTCGAACATCGCCGGCGGGACCATCTGTGCGATCAACTGATCGGAGGGAACCACGGGATTTCGGTCGACAAGGCGTGCGGGCATTTGTCGAGCGTAACGACGTGGTCTGATCTCTCTCATGCAGCTTCTCCATATTGGGACCTACTTCACATCACACCGGGCTCGATCGGCAGTGTTAGCCTCGCGGCATGACGGAGGACACACCGACCGCAACTCATCCTGACCTGTACACGAGGCTTGAACAAATAGCCGAGAACGCCGATCCTTCTTCCGGCCGACACAGGGTCCAAGATTTGGCGGATGGGCTCAACTCCGACAACCTCGAACTGCTGAAAGAACTTGTCAAGGACCCTTTAGTCGGACGCGCCGCCAGTAGGGCCGTCATCGCATACTTCACGTCTCTCGCAGCCTCGAATCGCGAGTGGCCGCGCCTGCTAGAGGGGTGGTGTCAGGAGGCACGCATCAGCGACGACCTTGCAATTCCGATTATCAACGCAATTACCTGGAACGCGCGCGAACGGGGCGCTTCTGCACTCTTGGGTATGTCGGTCGAAGACCTTCACGACTCGCGCCTCGACCCAGACCACCTGAAGTTTCGATCTTACATATTTCTGACTTCAGCTCGCTACAATTTTGACTTCTCCCTCATTCACCGCGGGTTCTCTTACTTGCCAGAACCGTTTCGTTCATCGACGGAGTACCTCACCGCACTGAAACTCTTTGCCCGTATGGGTCAGCGCAGAGATTACGAGCTGTCTACTGTCGAAGAAGTGCAGTCAGAGACTGACAGCGACAAGGTTCTTCAATTGCTCCTCCATGCGCTGTGGTTTACAGATGGAGAACGTGAGGCAGAATTGATGATTACCATTGCAGACAAGCTACTTTCCCAAAACCGCGCTGACAGCGTCACTTACATGAGGAAAGCTACTGCGCTTCGACGACTCGGGAAATACAGTTTAGCCACGGCGGCCATCGACCAGGCCATAAGCACCCTGGATGCTTCCGAAACAAAGATCCACCAGGATTACGTCCGCGAGCGTGAACTGATAGGAGTTCAACAGGAAACTGAATCAAGGATTGCCAAACTGGCCGAAAACATTATGCGCGACATGTCAGCCACCATCGAAAGTGAGGTTGAGTACTTTCGAGGCGAAATTGCCAAGCAGGGCGAAGAGTCGGCCCGACAAACGTCTGATGCACTATTTAAGGTCGTCGAAATTCTCGGTCTATTCACTGCACTAATCGCAGTAATAGCAGCCACGCTCGGGAGCGCATTCACTGGCGATTTGTCGTGGTGGCAAAGACTGACAATTGTCGCGGCTGGGACACTTTTCCCAATTGCATTCTTTGCGCTGCTCCGCCGCATCGTCGATCCCAAGTTTACTCGCAGAGAACTGATTGCGCATAGCGGAAATGGCAGGACGGATAATGAGTGACTCTCTCCGGGCACCGCTCGAATATGTGAGCGATATTATTGATGTTCGGATGGAAATCAAGCGAACCGTCGATAGTCCATCTACAGCAGCTCGGACATTGATAGATTACCTAGAGCGAAGAATTACGGCTCTGACTAGTGACCGCGGGCTAGAGCACGGAATTATGCTGTCGGGCGGAATCGACTCCATTCTCGTGGCGGCGGTTGCACGCAGACTGAGCATCGACCTGGTGGCGGTTACGTATGCCGTGGACGCTCCCCAGCTGGACGGGAGCCATAATGATGAGACGGGAGCCGTCGCCGTCGCTAAGCACTTAGGTTTCGAGCATCACGTTGTCCGCTCATCAACGGCTGAGCTACTCGATTCCGCGATTGCAGCCTCAAAGCTACTAAATAGTACGGAAATTTGGGAAATTTCCTCCGCAGTGCCAATTAGGGCATGCTTCAAGGAGTTCTCGAGATTGGGAATCAATGGTCCGATACTCACCGGAAGCGGCGCTGATGCCTTGTTTCTCGGCGGGAAGCGATTGAATAGCCCGGTTTCGAGCTCGTCAGCAATTCATGAGATGAACAGCATGATAGAGCAACAGGTTCTGAGGAACTTTAGCCGAAAGAGACTAATACCTGATTTTTTCGAACGAATTTTGGGCGAATCTTGCGACAGGTTCGTTCAGATATTTCAGACTGTAGAAGCATGGCAATTTTCGAAAACACTACTTCCAAGCGCGTTATTTTCAACGAACGGAAATCATGAGGACAAACTGTGCCTCCGCATGGCTGCAGAGATGCTTGGGGTTCCACGTGAACTAACGCGAAGCAAAAAGGATCCGATTCAGTACTCGTCAGGAGTAGTTGGGGGAATTGTACTAGAAGCTCGCAAATATCTCGCACAATTGCCAGGGGCTGAAACCTACACCAGCCCCCTTACTGAGCCTTTGGATCTATCCATTGCAAGACTCTTCCTACTGGCCCCACAAGTCCGAGATCGGAGCGACGATAGTATTGAGCAGAATTCCTGACATACAAAAAATATATGAGAACTCGACACCGCTTACCGGACCAAACATCCTGACTCTTGAGGAAATTTTCGAAGCTTACTCGTACGAAAGACCGACTGCTAACTCGAATGTCGTGGTCCGTGGTTCTTTCGTGTCCAGCATAGATGGCGCGTCATCAGTTGACGGAATTTCGGGAGGCCTGTCCTCGCACGCAGACAAAGCAATGTTCAGGATTCAGCGAGAGTTGACGGATTTGGTAGTGATCGGG is part of the Rhodococcus sp. SBT000017 genome and harbors:
- a CDS encoding asparagine synthase C-terminal domain-containing protein; this encodes MSDSLRAPLEYVSDIIDVRMEIKRTVDSPSTAARTLIDYLERRITALTSDRGLEHGIMLSGGIDSILVAAVARRLSIDLVAVTYAVDAPQLDGSHNDETGAVAVAKHLGFEHHVVRSSTAELLDSAIAASKLLNSTEIWEISSAVPIRACFKEFSRLGINGPILTGSGADALFLGGKRLNSPVSSSSAIHEMNSMIEQQVLRNFSRKRLIPDFFERILGESCDRFVQIFQTVEAWQFSKTLLPSALFSTNGNHEDKLCLRMAAEMLGVPRELTRSKKDPIQYSSGVVGGIVLEARKYLAQLPGAETYTSPLTEPLDLSIARLFLLAPQVRDRSDDSIEQNS
- the zapE gene encoding cell division protein ZapE; amino-acid sequence: MPARLVDRNPVVPSDQLIAQMVPPAMFDDVSFSSYIPDPNEPTQAAAVEKAEEFANKAQKIRSKGKRGLFGKKTPAIGAGLYLDGGFGVGKTHLLASIYHSVPEPKAFGTFVELTHVVGALGFNKALEELSDHSVLCIDEFELDDPGDTMLVSRLLSELSQRGVSIVATSNTLPGQLGEGRFAAEDFLREIKKLGSIFESVRVDGPDYRHRDLPPAPEPTSESELIERAETVEGATLDDFDELLAHLSTLHPSRYGKLLDGVPAVFLKNVHPASDQAIALRLVVLADRLYDAGIPVTASGGKLDEIFTEEMLAGGYRKKYLRATSRLLALSRFAAVG